A portion of the Penaeus monodon isolate SGIC_2016 chromosome 28, NSTDA_Pmon_1, whole genome shotgun sequence genome contains these proteins:
- the LOC119591474 gene encoding methyltransferase-like protein 25 isoform X1, producing the protein MASLEKVNEALMKLVRLIEPLKPLMKCHMVDYLTANHWETLLPIGIQQGLLNLPREKLYLMPSGALYLEDIEADNKIDEELCLPSVNLSTLLSIIKKHSLHSLGVTTSMHQILDLHGSCKIPVLPMTGIMSEKKSHEVEVMSEVIARLAKGFDANWIMDLGSGKGYLSSSLVLQYGLNVLAMDSSPVNTTSALTRNTKLEKRLQKMKTAEKYQKEGKLIKRGKRRKSKNVLINKPVLSNDSVDQNEHAHGSYIGLTAFITEDTDLLEILKESLAASKKEDAVDGKMLDTVDNHEGILNVDQNDSKAKSTFSECEMGKGDVLNNPLEAKGDEETSLVNQSSHSPDEHRLGLVGLHTCGNLAASSIRLFISNSKVKFMCNVGCCYHLIEEEFYENPFGTKKMVGANVENGDNPDCKLLEEDQAKDESPSKSRSRAEDAQVPDSEQKHSPATVSFDPLHPSEIPNLSVGFPLSSFLRERKFALERNTRMLSCQPADRLTEQSYNGLNSLYWRALLQVVLKEKLGDKFNTSQVGRIASKCKDFTEYSRKAFEKLELNIEITNEELYDYQKKYANSREKIERFFLLRSTLAPLIEGLILLDRLAFLSEQEDIEAAYLVQLFNPVTSPRCHAVIGVRSK; encoded by the exons ATGGCATCACTGGAAAAGGTCAATGAAGCGTTAATGAAGCTGGTGCGGTTAATAGAACCTCTAAAGCCTCTCATGAAATGTCACATGGTCGACTACCTCACCGCCAACCACTGGGAAACACTCTTACCCATAGGCATTCAGCAAGGTTTACTCAACCTTCCACGAGAGAAACTGTACCTCATGCCATCTGGTGCCCTGTATTTGGAAGACATAGAAG CGGATAACAAAATTGACGAGGAATTATGCCTACCCTCTGTCAACCTGTCAACTTTATTATCCATTATAAAGAAGCATAGTCTGCACTCACTGGGGGTCACAACTTCCATGCATCAG ATCCTAGACTTGCATGGATCTTGCAAAATCCCTGTGCTGCCCATGACTGGCATTATGTCCGAGAAGAAGTCACATGAAGTAGAAGTAATGAGTGAAGTCATTGCTCGCCTTGCAAAAG GCTTTGATGCTAATTGGATCATGGACCTAGGCAGTGGCAAGGGTTACTTGAGTTCATCATTGGTCCTTCAGTATGGCCTAAATGTTTTGGCCATGGATTCCAGCCCAGTCAACACCACTTCAGCTTTAACTCGAAATACTAAGTTAGAG AAACGCTTGCAGAAGATGAAGACAGCAGAGAAATACCAAAAAGAGGGGAAGTTGATTAAacgtggaaagaggaggaagtctAAAAATGTGCTGATTAACAAGCCTGTTTTATCAAATGATAGTGTCGATCAAAATGAACATGCCCATGGGTCTTACATTGGCCTCACTGCCTTTATAACAGAGGATACAGACCTCTTAGAGATCTTAAAAGAAAGTTTAGCTGCCTCCAAAAAAGAAGATGCTGTAGATGGAAAGATGTTAGATACTGTTGATAATCATGAAGGAATTTTGAATGTAGATCAAAATGATAGTAAGGCTAAAAGTACGTTTTCAGAGTGTGAGATGGGAAAAGGTGATGTTTTGAATAATCCTTTAGAAgcaaagggagatgaagaaaccAGTTTAGTTAATCAAAGTTCTCATAGTCCAGACGAACATAGACTGGGTTTAGTGGGCCTACATACTTGTGGTAATCTAGCAGCAAGTAGTATCAGACTCTTTATTTCAAATAGTAAAGTTAAATTCATGTGCAATGTTGGCTGTTGTTATCACCTGATTGAAGAGGAATTTTATGAAAACCCTTTCGGTACCAAGAAGATGGTAGGAGCTAATGTTGAAAATGGTGATAACCCAGATTGTAAATTACTAGAAGAGGACCAAGCCAAAGATGAGAGCCCATCCAAGAGCAGAAGCAGGGCTGAGGATGCCCAAGTGCCAGATAGCGAGCAAAAACACTCTCCTGCAACTGTGAGCTTTGATCCCCTGCATCCATCTGAGATCCCTAACTTGAGTGTAGGATTCCCTCTGTCCTCGTTCCTGAGGGAGAGAAAGTTTGCTCTGGAAAGGAACACTCGCATGTTGTCCTGTCAACCAGCAGATAGACTAACAGAACAGTCATAT AATGGTCTGAACTCTCTGTACTGGCGTGCCCTGCTCCAGGTGGTGCTGAAAGAGAAACTGGGGGACAAGTTTAATACCTCCCAAGTAGGTCGCATTGCCAGTAAATGCAAGGACTTCACAGAGTACTCAAGAAAAGCTTTTGAGAAATTAGAGCTGAACATTGAG ATAACTAATGAGGAATTGTATGATTATCAAAAAAAGTATGCAAACAGCAGAGAGAAGATAGAACGTTTCTTCCTTCTGCGTTCAACACTAGCACCCTTGATAGAAGGCCTGATACTTCTGGATAGGCTAGCATTTCTTTCTGAACAG GAGGACATTGAAGCTGCATATCTAGTGCAGCTGTTCAACCCAGTCACATCTCCCCGTTGCCATGCAGTCATTGGAGTTCGAAGCAAATGA
- the LOC119591474 gene encoding methyltransferase-like protein 25 isoform X2, giving the protein MTGIMSEKKSHEVEVMSEVIARLAKGFDANWIMDLGSGKGYLSSSLVLQYGLNVLAMDSSPVNTTSALTRNTKLEKRLQKMKTAEKYQKEGKLIKRGKRRKSKNVLINKPVLSNDSVDQNEHAHGSYIGLTAFITEDTDLLEILKESLAASKKEDAVDGKMLDTVDNHEGILNVDQNDSKAKSTFSECEMGKGDVLNNPLEAKGDEETSLVNQSSHSPDEHRLGLVGLHTCGNLAASSIRLFISNSKVKFMCNVGCCYHLIEEEFYENPFGTKKMVGANVENGDNPDCKLLEEDQAKDESPSKSRSRAEDAQVPDSEQKHSPATVSFDPLHPSEIPNLSVGFPLSSFLRERKFALERNTRMLSCQPADRLTEQSYNGLNSLYWRALLQVVLKEKLGDKFNTSQVGRIASKCKDFTEYSRKAFEKLELNIEITNEELYDYQKKYANSREKIERFFLLRSTLAPLIEGLILLDRLAFLSEQEDIEAAYLVQLFNPVTSPRCHAVIGVRSK; this is encoded by the exons ATGACTGGCATTATGTCCGAGAAGAAGTCACATGAAGTAGAAGTAATGAGTGAAGTCATTGCTCGCCTTGCAAAAG GCTTTGATGCTAATTGGATCATGGACCTAGGCAGTGGCAAGGGTTACTTGAGTTCATCATTGGTCCTTCAGTATGGCCTAAATGTTTTGGCCATGGATTCCAGCCCAGTCAACACCACTTCAGCTTTAACTCGAAATACTAAGTTAGAG AAACGCTTGCAGAAGATGAAGACAGCAGAGAAATACCAAAAAGAGGGGAAGTTGATTAAacgtggaaagaggaggaagtctAAAAATGTGCTGATTAACAAGCCTGTTTTATCAAATGATAGTGTCGATCAAAATGAACATGCCCATGGGTCTTACATTGGCCTCACTGCCTTTATAACAGAGGATACAGACCTCTTAGAGATCTTAAAAGAAAGTTTAGCTGCCTCCAAAAAAGAAGATGCTGTAGATGGAAAGATGTTAGATACTGTTGATAATCATGAAGGAATTTTGAATGTAGATCAAAATGATAGTAAGGCTAAAAGTACGTTTTCAGAGTGTGAGATGGGAAAAGGTGATGTTTTGAATAATCCTTTAGAAgcaaagggagatgaagaaaccAGTTTAGTTAATCAAAGTTCTCATAGTCCAGACGAACATAGACTGGGTTTAGTGGGCCTACATACTTGTGGTAATCTAGCAGCAAGTAGTATCAGACTCTTTATTTCAAATAGTAAAGTTAAATTCATGTGCAATGTTGGCTGTTGTTATCACCTGATTGAAGAGGAATTTTATGAAAACCCTTTCGGTACCAAGAAGATGGTAGGAGCTAATGTTGAAAATGGTGATAACCCAGATTGTAAATTACTAGAAGAGGACCAAGCCAAAGATGAGAGCCCATCCAAGAGCAGAAGCAGGGCTGAGGATGCCCAAGTGCCAGATAGCGAGCAAAAACACTCTCCTGCAACTGTGAGCTTTGATCCCCTGCATCCATCTGAGATCCCTAACTTGAGTGTAGGATTCCCTCTGTCCTCGTTCCTGAGGGAGAGAAAGTTTGCTCTGGAAAGGAACACTCGCATGTTGTCCTGTCAACCAGCAGATAGACTAACAGAACAGTCATAT AATGGTCTGAACTCTCTGTACTGGCGTGCCCTGCTCCAGGTGGTGCTGAAAGAGAAACTGGGGGACAAGTTTAATACCTCCCAAGTAGGTCGCATTGCCAGTAAATGCAAGGACTTCACAGAGTACTCAAGAAAAGCTTTTGAGAAATTAGAGCTGAACATTGAG ATAACTAATGAGGAATTGTATGATTATCAAAAAAAGTATGCAAACAGCAGAGAGAAGATAGAACGTTTCTTCCTTCTGCGTTCAACACTAGCACCCTTGATAGAAGGCCTGATACTTCTGGATAGGCTAGCATTTCTTTCTGAACAG GAGGACATTGAAGCTGCATATCTAGTGCAGCTGTTCAACCCAGTCACATCTCCCCGTTGCCATGCAGTCATTGGAGTTCGAAGCAAATGA